A stretch of Desulfotalea psychrophila LSv54 DNA encodes these proteins:
- a CDS encoding cold shock and DUF1294 domain-containing protein, translating to MNFGTIKHWNDEKGYGFITPDNGGNDVFLHIKAFKKRPHRPEIGQVISYGTTSGDKGRLRACNVQYMEDKSSSTHTKKLTFTIYCAFLYVIGIAVGVYLGKLPKVSIYLYLGASFITFLAYGIDKSKAKQGGWRTQESTLHLFSIVGGWPGALLAQQKFNHKTTKESFRSEFWGTVVMNCVGFFWFTSPGALEKTIHFLDKFLK from the coding sequence ATGAATTTCGGAACAATCAAACATTGGAATGACGAAAAAGGATACGGTTTTATCACTCCAGATAATGGAGGGAATGACGTATTCTTACATATCAAAGCCTTCAAAAAACGACCACACCGCCCTGAAATTGGTCAGGTTATTTCATATGGTACAACATCGGGTGACAAGGGTCGTTTACGCGCATGCAATGTGCAGTACATGGAAGACAAATCTTCTTCAACACACACGAAAAAACTCACATTTACAATTTATTGCGCATTTTTATATGTGATTGGTATCGCCGTTGGAGTTTATCTGGGAAAACTTCCAAAAGTTTCTATCTATTTATACTTAGGGGCGAGCTTTATCACTTTTCTTGCGTATGGCATTGATAAATCAAAGGCTAAACAAGGTGGATGGCGTACGCAAGAAAGCACTTTACACTTATTTTCAATCGTTGGTGGGTGGCCAGGTGCTCTTCTTGCTCAACAAAAATTTAACCATAAAACAACGAAAGAATCATTTCGTTCTGAGTTCTGGGGTACAGTAGTTATGAACTGTGTTGGCTTTTTTTGGTTCACATCTCCAGGCGCATTAGAAAAAACCATCCATTTCTTAGACAAGTTTTTAAAATAA